In Treponema sp. OMZ 798, the following proteins share a genomic window:
- the folD gene encoding bifunctional methylenetetrahydrofolate dehydrogenase/methenyltetrahydrofolate cyclohydrolase FolD: MSAKIIDGAQIAADLRADVAKDVEKIKAMGVQPTLAVILVGNDPASQSYVKGKTNALHEVGMNDRTFRLPETTTQDELLKLIKELNADKLVNGILVQLPLPKQIDPDTVIETISPEKDVDGFHPVNVGKLLLGHDTFIPCTPHGVIHLLKRTGVETSGAKVVIVGRSNIVGKPLSVLMMNKDVNATVTVCHSGTKNLPEVTREADILVAAMGKPQFIKADMIKKGAVVIDVGVNRIDDSSKKSGFRLVGDVDFEPACEIASAITPVPKGVGPMTIAMLVANTLVAAKRQNGLE, encoded by the coding sequence ATGAGTGCAAAAATTATTGACGGCGCACAGATAGCTGCCGACCTACGAGCCGATGTTGCAAAAGATGTTGAAAAAATAAAGGCAATGGGAGTTCAGCCCACCTTGGCCGTTATTTTGGTAGGGAATGATCCCGCATCCCAATCCTATGTAAAGGGAAAAACAAATGCTCTTCACGAGGTAGGAATGAATGACAGAACATTCAGACTTCCTGAAACAACAACTCAGGATGAGTTACTTAAACTTATTAAAGAACTCAATGCCGATAAGCTGGTAAACGGTATTTTGGTTCAATTACCCCTGCCAAAGCAGATCGATCCCGATACGGTCATTGAGACTATAAGCCCCGAAAAGGATGTAGACGGTTTCCATCCGGTAAATGTAGGAAAGCTCCTTTTAGGACACGACACCTTTATTCCCTGTACACCCCACGGCGTAATTCATCTTTTAAAGAGAACAGGAGTTGAAACAAGCGGAGCAAAGGTTGTAATTGTAGGCCGTTCCAACATAGTAGGAAAACCTCTTTCCGTTTTAATGATGAATAAGGATGTAAACGCCACAGTAACGGTTTGCCACAGCGGTACAAAGAATTTACCTGAAGTTACACGAGAGGCCGATATTTTAGTTGCAGCTATGGGAAAGCCTCAATTTATTAAGGCCGATATGATTAAAAAAGGCGCTGTCGTTATAGATGTCGGCGTAAACCGCATTGATGACAGCTCAAAAAAGAGCGGCTTTAGACTTGTAGGAGATGTCGACTTTGAGCCCGCCTGCGAAATTGCCTCAGCAATAACGCCGGTACCCAAGGGAGTAGGCCCTATGACAATCGCAATGCTTGTTGCAAATACACTTGTTGCGGCAAAACGTCAAAACGGTTTGGAATAA
- a CDS encoding TP0733 family outer membrane beta-barrel protein: MKRFISCFLIISVFLIPIFAQEEAETPSNSKIDGATVFRPVRQGDKFIKIGLSLGVPLFNTSADKFAIKPNIWPGGSINAAFSYYILDGFSLGGSISFQFYPTLAKNLYFAVPITFDMGYTFAAGKWRIPLGGGIGGAVQSYSGNGAQYFGMIFRFDAGTYYQFSPEWSFGGDVSWNVVPQWYKKKENNRTGNFLGISLAARYHL; encoded by the coding sequence GTGAAGAGATTTATTTCCTGTTTTTTGATTATCAGCGTTTTTTTGATTCCGATTTTTGCACAAGAAGAGGCTGAAACTCCTTCAAATAGTAAAATAGACGGTGCCACAGTCTTCCGGCCTGTAAGACAAGGCGATAAATTTATAAAAATAGGCTTATCCTTGGGTGTGCCTCTTTTTAATACTTCTGCCGACAAATTTGCGATTAAGCCGAATATTTGGCCGGGAGGCTCTATCAATGCAGCCTTCAGCTATTATATTTTAGACGGGTTTTCTTTGGGCGGAAGTATAAGTTTTCAGTTTTATCCTACATTGGCAAAAAATCTTTACTTTGCTGTTCCTATAACCTTTGATATGGGCTATACCTTTGCTGCCGGAAAATGGCGCATTCCTCTTGGAGGAGGTATAGGCGGGGCAGTTCAGTCCTATAGCGGAAACGGAGCCCAGTACTTCGGAATGATTTTTAGATTTGATGCAGGAACTTATTATCAGTTTTCTCCCGAATGGTCCTTTGGAGGGGATGTGTCTTGGAATGTTGTTCCTCAGTGGTACAAGAAGAAAGAAAATAACCGTACAGGAAATTTTTTAGGTATCAGCCTTGCTGCCAGATACCATCTTTAA
- a CDS encoding M42 family metallopeptidase, producing MNIRYAVDLTKELLQIHSPGGYTKTIIERIKKEFDGLGIKYTETNKGAIYGTIEGKNTSKHRVVSAHADTLGAMVRQIKPNGCLKLAPIGGIAFNSIEGENLYIITRTGKVITGTGLPEKASVHIFEAIEKEERNGETFEVRLDAETHSKEETLALGVNIGDFVAFEPRTIETEDGYIKSRHLDDKACIGMLFAACKALKEKGEKPAYTTHFFISNYEEIGHGFYGIPKECFEVLALDIGTVGGCQNSAEHAVTIIAKDSRTPYDFGFRHRLENLAIQNKINYRTDVMFRYGSDASMYVLQGFDINFACMGPGVSATHHYERTHIDSYKETINLLYAYLMSE from the coding sequence ATGAATATAAGATATGCAGTAGATCTTACAAAGGAGCTTTTACAAATACACAGCCCCGGAGGCTACACAAAAACCATAATTGAACGAATAAAAAAAGAATTTGATGGTTTAGGCATAAAATATACTGAAACAAATAAGGGTGCCATTTACGGCACTATAGAAGGAAAAAACACTTCAAAACACAGAGTTGTTTCGGCCCATGCCGATACCCTCGGTGCTATGGTGCGTCAAATTAAGCCCAACGGCTGCCTAAAGCTTGCTCCTATCGGCGGTATAGCCTTTAACAGCATCGAAGGAGAAAACCTTTACATAATTACAAGAACAGGAAAGGTCATCACAGGTACAGGTCTTCCGGAAAAAGCCTCTGTTCATATCTTTGAAGCAATAGAAAAAGAAGAAAGGAATGGAGAAACCTTTGAAGTCCGTCTTGACGCTGAAACTCACTCAAAGGAAGAAACCTTAGCTCTCGGTGTAAACATAGGAGACTTTGTAGCCTTTGAGCCCCGCACAATCGAAACGGAAGACGGCTACATAAAGTCCCGCCATTTGGACGACAAGGCCTGCATAGGCATGCTTTTTGCCGCCTGTAAAGCTTTAAAGGAAAAGGGAGAGAAACCTGCTTACACTACTCACTTCTTTATAAGCAACTATGAAGAAATAGGCCACGGTTTTTACGGCATTCCAAAGGAATGTTTTGAGGTTTTAGCCCTGGACATCGGAACTGTCGGAGGCTGCCAAAATTCGGCTGAACATGCAGTAACAATCATCGCCAAGGATTCGCGCACCCCCTACGATTTCGGCTTTAGGCATAGACTTGAAAACCTTGCTATTCAAAATAAGATCAACTACAGAACGGATGTTATGTTCAGATACGGATCTGATGCCAGTATGTATGTCTTGCAGGGCTTCGATATTAACTTTGCATGTATGGGTCCGGGAGTAAGTGCCACCCACCATTATGAAAGAACTCATATAGATTCTTACAAAGAAACTATAAACCTCTTATATGCTTACTTAATGAGCGAGTAG
- a CDS encoding LysM peptidoglycan-binding domain-containing protein, translated as MKNILKVLAIMALFSFVLTSCGTPPTPPPEEKPAPIVVEEPAPEVKSEPAPEPAPIPEPVVEEPRDVPVKEYAVVQGDTLSEIALKFYGTREKAYYFPIIMSINPGKVQHPDKLTPKTKLLIPDFDLFMKHSPSKMLARPEFEKCIKIYEDEGKSGVVESLRRRLKEF; from the coding sequence ATGAAAAACATTTTGAAAGTTTTGGCAATTATGGCCCTTTTTTCTTTTGTACTTACGAGCTGTGGAACGCCGCCCACTCCTCCTCCCGAAGAAAAACCCGCACCTATTGTTGTAGAAGAGCCTGCACCCGAGGTAAAATCGGAACCAGCACCTGAACCCGCACCCATACCGGAACCGGTTGTTGAAGAGCCCAGAGATGTACCTGTAAAGGAATATGCAGTTGTACAAGGCGACACTCTATCCGAAATTGCTTTGAAATTTTACGGCACAAGAGAAAAGGCATACTACTTTCCTATAATTATGTCGATCAATCCCGGTAAAGTTCAGCATCCGGACAAACTCACACCTAAGACCAAACTTTTAATCCCTGATTTTGATCTTTTTATGAAACACTCACCTTCAAAAATGCTTGCAAGACCTGAGTTCGAAAAATGTATTAAAATTTATGAGGATGAAGGAAAGTCAGGAGTAGTTGAGTCTTTAAGACGACGGCTTAAAGAGTTTTAA
- a CDS encoding formate--tetrahydrofolate ligase, whose translation MKTDIEIAREAKLNKIAEIADGLGIHDDNVIPYGKYIAKVPYSVIDDEKVKKNNLILVTAITPTKAGIGKTTVSIGLALGLNKIGKKAVAALREPSLGPCFGMKGGAAGGGYAQVLPMEDINLHFTGDFHAITSAHNMISALFDNYIFRMQGTPKAIKTVLWKRVLDVNDRNLRQIVTGLGDGNGVVMESGFDITPASEIMAIFCLAKDIEDLRRRIENIILGYDTENNAVKVKDLGIAGSIVVLLKNAINPNLVQTTENTPAFIHGGPFANIAHGCNSVIATKTALTYGEYVITEAGFAADLGAEKFFDIKCRKAGLNPKLTVIAATTGGLKMHGDVPEKEISKPNAEALKKGLANLDKHIENMKKFGQTVVVALNRYGYDIDSELDLVKKHCEAQGVGFAVNNAFVEGGTGAVALAELVVKTIETNPSKPLKFIYEDKDCIKTKIGKICKEIYGAADVTYSGAADKMIKKIEEAGMADFPVCVAKTQYSFSSDPKLYGVPTGFEMNVRDIVLNSGSEMIVAIMGDMMRMPGLPKDPQAVRIDLVNGNVEGLS comes from the coding sequence ATGAAAACAGATATAGAAATAGCTAGAGAAGCGAAGCTAAACAAAATCGCTGAAATTGCAGACGGCTTAGGGATTCATGACGATAACGTCATTCCCTATGGAAAGTACATAGCCAAGGTTCCCTATAGCGTTATAGATGATGAAAAGGTAAAAAAGAACAATCTAATCCTTGTTACTGCTATCACGCCTACAAAGGCCGGAATCGGAAAAACAACCGTATCAATCGGTCTTGCCTTAGGCTTAAATAAAATCGGAAAAAAGGCGGTTGCTGCCTTGCGGGAGCCTTCCTTAGGCCCCTGTTTCGGTATGAAGGGAGGTGCAGCAGGAGGGGGCTATGCTCAAGTCTTGCCTATGGAAGACATTAACCTCCACTTTACCGGAGACTTCCATGCAATAACTTCGGCACACAACATGATAAGTGCCCTCTTTGACAATTACATTTTTAGAATGCAGGGAACTCCGAAAGCGATCAAAACAGTACTTTGGAAGAGGGTTTTAGACGTTAACGACAGAAACTTACGCCAAATTGTTACCGGATTAGGAGACGGTAACGGCGTAGTAATGGAATCCGGCTTCGATATTACCCCGGCTTCCGAAATCATGGCTATTTTCTGTCTTGCAAAAGACATTGAAGATTTACGCCGAAGAATCGAAAATATCATATTGGGCTATGATACCGAAAACAATGCCGTAAAGGTAAAAGACTTAGGTATTGCAGGTTCAATCGTAGTTCTTTTAAAGAACGCCATTAACCCCAACCTTGTACAGACAACGGAAAATACCCCGGCCTTTATTCACGGCGGCCCCTTTGCAAACATTGCCCACGGATGTAACTCCGTAATAGCAACAAAGACGGCCCTCACCTACGGTGAATATGTAATTACCGAAGCAGGCTTCGCCGCAGACCTCGGTGCCGAAAAATTCTTCGACATCAAGTGCCGAAAAGCAGGGTTAAATCCGAAATTGACGGTAATTGCAGCCACTACAGGCGGTTTAAAAATGCACGGAGATGTTCCCGAAAAGGAAATATCCAAGCCCAACGCAGAAGCTCTCAAAAAAGGCTTGGCCAACCTTGATAAGCACATTGAAAACATGAAAAAATTCGGTCAGACTGTAGTCGTAGCTCTTAACAGATACGGATACGACATTGACTCCGAGTTGGATCTGGTTAAAAAGCACTGTGAAGCACAGGGCGTAGGCTTTGCAGTAAACAATGCCTTTGTCGAAGGCGGAACAGGAGCTGTTGCGCTCGCCGAGCTCGTTGTCAAGACCATCGAAACAAATCCGTCAAAGCCCTTAAAATTCATTTACGAAGACAAGGACTGCATAAAAACCAAGATAGGAAAAATCTGTAAAGAAATCTATGGAGCTGCTGATGTTACATATTCGGGAGCTGCCGACAAGATGATCAAAAAGATTGAAGAAGCCGGAATGGCAGACTTCCCTGTTTGTGTTGCTAAAACACAGTACTCGTTCTCGTCGGATCCTAAACTTTACGGAGTTCCTACAGGCTTTGAAATGAATGTCAGGGATATAGTTTTAAACTCAGGCTCCGAAATGATTGTTGCAATTATGGGGGATATGATGAGAATGCCCGGTCTACCTAAAGATCCCCAAGCCGTAAGAATCGACTTGGTAAACGGAAACGTGGAAGGCTTGTCATAA